The Pseudofrankia inefficax genome window below encodes:
- a CDS encoding phosphatase PAP2 family protein, translating to MAAPPAEPAAAPVALAVAAGVAGGEGAPVGTETRGDRWRRRFRDPKTRRPVWWVEILILLALYYCYTGTRGFAEGSVAEATRTGETLLRWQSAMHLDIELSLNHWLDTVPVLAVICCYYYATLHFIVTPTVILWMHRRHGASYSRARWTLVFTTLLCLLGFFLFPTAPPRLLPNAGFIDTMSRFSNYGWWSASASAAPHGLDKVANLYAAMPSLHCAWALWCGLLIARHARWLWLRVLGVLYPCCTAFVVMATANHYILDAVAGWTVLAVSAAAAIALTRGSPRQGLATTPADDLAPAPVDLPLPSGAAAGAVAADSLAATAPTAVPGDPSQVPSPTNPSRSAAGGFATLS from the coding sequence GTGGCCGCGCCGCCGGCCGAGCCCGCGGCGGCGCCGGTGGCCCTCGCGGTGGCGGCGGGCGTGGCTGGCGGTGAGGGCGCGCCGGTCGGCACGGAGACCCGTGGGGACCGATGGCGCAGGCGGTTCCGCGACCCGAAGACCCGGCGGCCGGTGTGGTGGGTCGAGATCCTGATCCTGCTCGCGCTGTACTACTGCTACACGGGAACCCGCGGTTTCGCCGAGGGTTCCGTCGCCGAGGCCACCCGGACCGGTGAGACCCTGCTGCGCTGGCAGTCCGCGATGCACCTGGACATCGAGCTGTCGCTGAACCACTGGCTCGACACGGTGCCGGTGCTGGCGGTGATCTGCTGCTACTACTACGCGACGCTGCACTTCATCGTCACGCCGACGGTGATCCTCTGGATGCACCGCCGCCACGGCGCCAGCTACTCGCGGGCCCGCTGGACCCTGGTGTTCACCACGCTCCTGTGCCTGCTCGGGTTCTTCCTGTTCCCGACGGCGCCGCCGCGGCTGCTGCCGAACGCCGGCTTCATCGACACGATGTCCCGGTTCAGCAACTACGGCTGGTGGAGCGCCAGCGCCAGCGCCGCGCCGCACGGCCTCGACAAGGTCGCCAACCTGTACGCCGCGATGCCGTCGCTGCACTGCGCCTGGGCGTTGTGGTGCGGGCTGCTGATCGCCCGCCACGCCCGTTGGCTGTGGCTGCGGGTGCTCGGCGTGCTGTACCCGTGCTGCACCGCGTTCGTGGTGATGGCGACGGCGAACCACTACATCCTGGACGCCGTCGCCGGCTGGACGGTGCTGGCCGTCTCGGCGGCGGCCGCGATCGCGCTCACCCGCGGGTCGCCGCGCCAGGGCCTGGCCACGACGCCGGCCGACGACCTGGCACCCGCGCCCGTTGACCTGCCGCTGCCGTCCGGCGCCGCGGCGGGCGCCGTGGCCGCGGACTCGCTGGCCGCGACCGCGCCGACGGCGGTTCCCGGCGACCCGTCGCAGGTCCCGAGCCCGACGAACCCCTCCCGGTCCGCGGCCGGGGGATTCGCGACCCTGAGCTAG
- a CDS encoding glycosyltransferase family 4 protein, translated as MRVAVVTESFLPHVDGVTNTVCRVLEHLKAEGHQALVVAPSPGPKAIPDAPRIYADAPVLWAPSAPLPGYPQFRFATPWPSLTPTLRAFAPDIVHLAAPAGLGAQAAYAAHRLGVPSVAVYQTDLAGFARRYGLAALDRGIWRWLATVHRLAARTLAPSWDAVDALVDAGVQRVARWRRGVDLERFNPGHRDEQLRGRLAPAGEVLVGYVGRLAKEKGVELLGAVSDLPGTRLVVVGDGPERARLERQLPGAAFLGFQSGLELSSALASLDVFVHTGQYETFCQAAQEAKASGVPVVGPAAGGLLDVVEHGRTGLHYRPGDPSALRAEVGRLVGDVSSRVAMGVAARDSVADCGWRAIGDELLGHYRDVLGANVGAARDADAWR; from the coding sequence GTGCGCGTAGCGGTGGTCACCGAATCCTTCCTTCCCCACGTGGACGGGGTGACGAACACGGTCTGCCGCGTCCTGGAGCATTTGAAGGCCGAAGGGCACCAAGCACTGGTGGTAGCGCCGTCCCCCGGTCCGAAGGCGATCCCCGACGCGCCGCGGATCTACGCGGACGCGCCGGTGCTCTGGGCACCGTCGGCCCCGCTGCCCGGCTATCCGCAGTTCCGGTTCGCGACCCCGTGGCCCAGCCTCACCCCGACGCTGCGGGCCTTCGCCCCGGACATCGTGCATCTGGCCGCTCCCGCCGGACTCGGGGCGCAGGCCGCGTACGCGGCCCACCGGCTCGGCGTGCCGAGCGTCGCGGTCTATCAGACCGACCTGGCCGGCTTCGCCCGCCGCTACGGCCTGGCCGCGCTCGACCGCGGCATCTGGCGGTGGCTCGCGACCGTGCACCGGCTCGCCGCCCGGACGCTGGCGCCGTCGTGGGACGCCGTCGACGCGCTGGTCGACGCGGGGGTGCAGCGGGTCGCCCGCTGGCGGCGCGGGGTCGACCTGGAGCGGTTCAACCCCGGGCACCGGGACGAGCAGCTGCGCGGCCGGCTCGCGCCGGCTGGCGAGGTGCTCGTCGGCTACGTGGGGCGGCTGGCGAAGGAGAAGGGCGTCGAGCTGCTCGGCGCCGTCAGCGACCTGCCCGGCACCAGGCTGGTGGTCGTCGGCGACGGGCCGGAGCGGGCCCGCCTGGAGCGGCAGCTGCCCGGTGCCGCGTTCCTCGGCTTCCAGTCCGGGCTGGAGCTCTCCTCGGCGCTCGCGAGCCTCGACGTGTTCGTGCACACCGGCCAGTACGAGACGTTCTGCCAGGCAGCCCAGGAGGCGAAGGCCAGCGGGGTGCCGGTGGTCGGCCCGGCGGCCGGCGGCCTGCTCGACGTCGTCGAGCACGGCCGGACCGGCCTGCACTACCGGCCGGGCGACCCGTCGGCGCTGCGCGCCGAGGTCGGCCGGCTGGTCGGCGACGTCTCCAGCCGGGTCGCGATGGGCGTCGCCGCCCGCGACTCGGTGGCCGACTGCGGCTGGCGCGCGATCGGCGACGAGCTGCTCGGCCACTACCGCGACGTGCTCGGCGCCAACGTCGGTGCCGCCCGCGACGCCGACGCCTGGCGATGA
- a CDS encoding maleylpyruvate isomerase N-terminal domain-containing protein has protein sequence MGIDGHLASLRRDGARLAEAAALAGFDAEVPSAPGWRVRTLLTHTGCVHRWAASYIADGHGRPRPIEGDGELVMPDGELLLDWFRDGHAALVQTLANADPAVACWTLWPGAPSPLEFWARRQAHETAVHRVDAELALAASGQAGAGAAGEPAGVPAAFAADGIDELLGGFYALRHRGLVSPEPVALSIRATDADAEAGWTIRIGPAARTVVRAVEPADCALVGRAADLYLFLWNRAGTERITVDGDPAVLGLWRELARIT, from the coding sequence ATGGGGATCGACGGGCACCTCGCGTCGCTGCGCCGGGACGGCGCCCGGCTGGCCGAGGCGGCGGCGCTCGCCGGGTTCGACGCCGAGGTCCCGTCCGCCCCGGGCTGGCGGGTGCGTACCCTGCTGACGCACACCGGCTGTGTGCACCGCTGGGCGGCTTCCTACATAGCGGACGGCCACGGCAGGCCGCGGCCGATCGAGGGCGACGGCGAGCTGGTGATGCCGGACGGAGAGCTGCTGCTCGACTGGTTCAGGGACGGGCACGCGGCGCTCGTCCAGACGCTGGCGAACGCCGACCCGGCGGTGGCCTGCTGGACGCTGTGGCCGGGCGCGCCGTCGCCGCTGGAGTTCTGGGCCCGCCGGCAGGCCCATGAGACGGCGGTCCACCGGGTGGACGCCGAGCTGGCGCTGGCCGCGTCAGGCCAGGCCGGCGCCGGCGCCGCGGGGGAGCCAGCGGGCGTACCCGCGGCTTTCGCCGCGGACGGGATCGACGAGCTGCTCGGTGGGTTCTACGCGCTGCGTCACCGTGGCCTGGTCTCGCCCGAGCCGGTCGCCCTCTCGATCCGGGCCACGGACGCCGACGCCGAGGCCGGCTGGACGATCCGGATCGGACCGGCCGCCCGGACCGTGGTCCGGGCCGTCGAGCCGGCGGACTGCGCCCTGGTGGGCCGCGCCGCCGACCTGTACCTGTTCCTCTGGAACCGGGCCGGGACCGAGCGAATCACGGTGGACGGCGACCCGGCCGTGCTCGGTCTGTGGCGAGAGCTGGCCCGCATCACCTGA
- a CDS encoding CaiB/BaiF CoA transferase family protein, producing MLPLAGMTVVSLEHAVALPFATRHLAEYGARVIKIERPGAGDFARAYDDVVRGRMSAHFSWLNRSKESFAVDIKVPSGRAAVEKLVAGADVVAQNLSPGAAARLGLDAAGLLERYPRLVAVDLSGYGPSGPYADRRAYDMLIQAESGLVSVTGTPEHMAKAGFAAADVAAGTYAAQAVLVALLRRERTGAGAALSLTMLDAITEWNGYAVQFAEHTGRAPARAGVGHPSIAPYEAFTTGDGDSVLIGVQNDREWARLAAGLLRRPELGEDPEFATNRERVRNRARTDALVAGVVGALPTAEVTARLDAAGIAYGRVNEMADVLTHPQLAARDRWVEIDSPAGPVRQLRPVVEFPDAPPRLEPVPGLGEHTEKILTELGYDGAELSGLRADGAI from the coding sequence GTGCTGCCGCTTGCCGGAATGACCGTCGTCAGCCTGGAACACGCGGTCGCGCTGCCGTTCGCGACCCGTCACCTCGCCGAGTACGGGGCCCGGGTGATCAAGATCGAACGGCCTGGGGCCGGCGACTTCGCCCGCGCCTACGACGACGTGGTCCGCGGCCGGATGTCGGCGCACTTCTCCTGGCTGAACCGGTCGAAGGAGTCCTTCGCGGTCGACATCAAGGTGCCCTCCGGCCGGGCGGCCGTCGAGAAGCTGGTCGCCGGGGCCGACGTCGTCGCGCAGAACCTCTCTCCCGGCGCCGCGGCCCGGCTCGGCCTCGACGCGGCCGGGCTGCTGGAGCGCTACCCCCGCCTGGTCGCCGTCGACCTGTCCGGCTACGGCCCGAGTGGCCCCTACGCCGACCGGCGCGCCTACGACATGCTCATCCAGGCCGAGTCCGGCCTGGTGTCGGTGACCGGCACGCCCGAGCACATGGCGAAGGCGGGGTTCGCCGCGGCCGACGTCGCCGCCGGGACCTACGCGGCGCAGGCTGTCCTGGTGGCGCTGCTGCGCCGGGAGCGGACCGGCGCGGGCGCGGCGCTCAGCCTGACGATGCTGGACGCGATCACCGAGTGGAACGGCTACGCCGTCCAGTTCGCCGAGCACACGGGCCGGGCCCCGGCCAGGGCCGGCGTCGGCCACCCGTCGATCGCCCCCTACGAGGCGTTCACCACCGGCGACGGCGACAGCGTGCTGATCGGGGTGCAGAACGACCGGGAGTGGGCCCGGCTGGCGGCCGGCCTGCTGCGCCGCCCGGAGCTGGGCGAGGATCCCGAGTTCGCGACCAACCGGGAACGGGTGCGCAACCGGGCCCGTACCGACGCGCTGGTCGCCGGCGTCGTCGGGGCGCTGCCGACGGCCGAGGTGACGGCCCGCCTCGACGCGGCCGGGATCGCCTACGGGCGGGTCAACGAGATGGCCGACGTGCTGACCCACCCGCAGCTGGCCGCGCGGGACCGCTGGGTCGAGATCGACTCGCCGGCCGGGCCCGTCCGCCAGCTGCGCCCGGTGGTCGAGTTCCCGGACGCGCCACCCCGGCTGGAGCCGGTGCCGGGGCTCGGCGAGCACACCGAGAAGATCCTCACCGAGCTCGGCTACGACGGTGCCGAGCTGTCCGGGCTGCGCGCTGACGGCGCGATCTGA
- a CDS encoding DUF3090 family protein — translation MQRFVFDPPERFVVGTVGQPGERAFYLQAAQSGQLVTIGLEKAEVTALAEGLSALLGQVGQQQGVPVPAAADVEVDLAPLQAPFEEDFHLGQLTVSWDGRRVFVEAAGLSQSQLGAPVSEEDLDSLRVGLSIQQTRAFIERARSIVAAGRPSCVLCGRPDGPDGHFCPRLN, via the coding sequence ATGCAACGATTCGTGTTCGACCCGCCGGAGCGGTTCGTGGTCGGGACCGTCGGGCAGCCGGGCGAGCGCGCCTTCTATCTTCAGGCCGCTCAGTCCGGCCAGCTCGTGACCATCGGCCTGGAGAAGGCCGAGGTGACCGCGCTGGCCGAGGGCCTGTCCGCGCTGCTCGGCCAGGTCGGCCAGCAGCAGGGTGTCCCCGTTCCGGCCGCCGCCGACGTCGAGGTCGACCTCGCGCCGCTGCAGGCGCCGTTCGAGGAGGACTTCCACCTCGGCCAGCTGACGGTCTCGTGGGACGGCCGGCGGGTGTTCGTCGAGGCCGCCGGCCTCTCGCAGAGCCAGCTCGGAGCGCCGGTCAGCGAGGAGGACCTCGACTCGCTGCGGGTCGGGCTGTCGATCCAGCAGACCCGGGCGTTCATCGAGCGGGCGCGCAGCATCGTCGCGGCCGGCCGGCCGTCCTGCGTGCTGTGCGGCCGTCCCGACGGCCCGGACGGCCACTTCTGTCCGCGCCTGAACTGA
- a CDS encoding L,D-transpeptidase — translation MVFSASEHNHRPGRPAVRGGFPRSLVALVIPLLAIVLAACGSGSGPAQAGGGGASTPAIPAAAVKVTPTDGATGVAVTDKVVVTANAPLADVQVARAASTSQKTDAGTLAGAYSADHRTWTSTGGLFAGSQYQVTASTSPAAGITGTATSHVGFTTGTPAKQFKVSWDPVDGQVVGVGTPIVLTFSGATTDRAAVQSRLSVTTTPALEGSWSWLTDRVVRWRPKDYYPSGTKVHVEANLAGLDAGNGLLGVKDRTMDFSIGAAQVSQVDIAAHTMKVYRNGELVKTMPISGGKGGKQTLLTMDGPHNVIDKAQSVIMDSATVGIPKGDPDYYYETVLWNVQITSGGQYVHAAPWSVADQGRVNVSHGCVNAAPADAEWFFNFSQVGDIVNVFNSGRPPDTSQLGNDWSIPWSTWVAGSALPASATTTSGAVGAGSVAAPASPAATGTHPGT, via the coding sequence ATGGTCTTCTCCGCGAGCGAGCACAATCATCGGCCTGGCCGGCCCGCCGTTCGCGGTGGTTTTCCCAGGTCTCTCGTCGCGTTGGTCATACCTCTGCTCGCGATCGTCCTGGCGGCCTGCGGTAGCGGCAGCGGCCCCGCCCAGGCGGGCGGTGGCGGGGCGAGCACGCCCGCGATACCGGCGGCCGCCGTCAAGGTGACCCCGACCGATGGCGCGACCGGCGTCGCGGTGACCGACAAGGTCGTGGTCACCGCCAACGCGCCGCTCGCCGACGTCCAGGTCGCCCGCGCCGCCAGCACCTCGCAGAAGACCGATGCCGGCACCCTGGCGGGCGCGTACTCGGCCGACCACAGGACCTGGACCTCGACCGGCGGGCTGTTCGCGGGCAGCCAGTACCAGGTCACGGCGTCGACCTCGCCGGCCGCCGGCATCACCGGGACGGCGACCAGCCACGTGGGCTTCACCACCGGAACCCCGGCCAAGCAGTTCAAGGTCTCCTGGGACCCGGTCGACGGCCAGGTCGTCGGGGTCGGTACCCCGATCGTCCTGACCTTCAGCGGCGCCACCACCGACCGGGCCGCCGTGCAGAGCCGGCTGTCCGTCACCACGACCCCGGCGCTCGAGGGCTCCTGGAGCTGGCTGACCGACCGGGTTGTCCGCTGGCGGCCGAAGGACTACTACCCCTCCGGCACCAAGGTCCACGTCGAGGCGAACCTGGCCGGGCTGGACGCCGGCAACGGGCTGCTCGGGGTCAAGGACCGGACGATGGACTTCAGCATCGGCGCCGCGCAGGTCAGCCAGGTCGACATCGCCGCGCACACGATGAAGGTCTACCGCAACGGCGAGCTGGTGAAGACCATGCCGATCAGCGGTGGCAAGGGCGGCAAGCAGACCCTGCTGACCATGGACGGGCCGCACAACGTCATCGACAAGGCCCAGTCCGTGATCATGGACTCGGCGACGGTCGGCATCCCGAAGGGTGACCCGGACTACTACTACGAGACCGTCCTGTGGAACGTGCAGATCACCAGCGGTGGCCAGTACGTCCACGCGGCCCCGTGGTCGGTGGCCGACCAGGGCCGGGTCAACGTCTCGCACGGCTGTGTGAACGCGGCCCCCGCCGACGCTGAGTGGTTCTTCAACTTCAGCCAGGTCGGGGACATCGTCAACGTGTTCAACAGCGGCCGGCCGCCGGACACCTCGCAACTCGGCAACGACTGGTCGATACCGTGGTCCACCTGGGTCGCCGGCAGCGCCCTGCCGGCCTCCGCCACCACGACGTCCGGTGCCGTCGGCGCCGGTTCGGTCGCGGCGCCGGCGAGCCCGGCCGCGACCGGCACCCACCCCGGCACCTGA
- a CDS encoding glycosyltransferase yields MRIAQVANFVAPTSGGIRTTLRHLAAGYVAAGHEVVRVLPARQDGVRHVDGVTTLMVRSPLVPGTPYRMITEPWRVTAMLDEARPTHLEVHDRTTLRRLGRWARRSGVHSLVVSHERVDRLLGAKTPASLRGVLPVRAAADVTNRTLAAGYDTVVTTTRWAAAEFLRLGVNNLRQVPLGVDLDRFGTEWADRSLRRAFARDSDVLLVAISRMDPEKRVDIAIDALAELVRRKVPARLVLAGDGSGRKELERRAAGLPVVFLGFVADRQRLSALLASADVGLAPGPVETFGLAALEAMASATPVVVHHGSAMAELIDPRCGRVAAGCGYGFADAIEEVLALDEADRRVAARARAEMFPWSATVEGFLSVHGLAVPPAQAAFALPPADGTDLPRAA; encoded by the coding sequence ATGAGGATCGCGCAGGTCGCCAACTTCGTGGCGCCGACGTCTGGCGGCATCCGCACGACGCTGCGGCACCTGGCCGCGGGCTACGTCGCCGCCGGCCACGAGGTCGTCCGGGTGCTGCCGGCCCGGCAGGACGGGGTGCGCCACGTCGACGGGGTCACCACGCTGATGGTCCGGTCCCCGCTGGTACCCGGGACCCCCTACCGCATGATCACCGAGCCGTGGCGGGTCACGGCGATGCTCGACGAGGCGCGCCCGACCCACCTCGAGGTGCACGACCGCACCACGCTGCGCAGGCTGGGCCGCTGGGCCCGGCGCAGCGGGGTGCACTCGCTGGTCGTGTCGCACGAGCGGGTCGACCGGCTGCTCGGCGCGAAGACCCCGGCGTCGCTGCGCGGCGTGCTGCCGGTACGCGCGGCAGCGGACGTCACGAACCGGACGCTGGCCGCCGGCTACGACACGGTGGTGACGACGACCCGCTGGGCCGCCGCCGAGTTCCTGCGCCTCGGGGTGAACAACCTGCGCCAGGTGCCGCTGGGCGTCGACCTGGACCGGTTCGGCACCGAGTGGGCCGACCGGTCGCTGCGCCGGGCGTTCGCCCGCGACTCGGACGTCCTGCTCGTCGCGATCAGCCGGATGGACCCGGAGAAGCGGGTCGACATCGCGATCGACGCGCTCGCCGAGCTGGTCCGCCGCAAGGTGCCGGCCCGGCTGGTGCTGGCCGGCGACGGCAGCGGGCGCAAGGAGCTGGAGCGCCGGGCCGCCGGGCTGCCGGTCGTGTTCCTCGGCTTCGTCGCCGACCGCCAGCGGCTGTCGGCGCTGCTGGCCAGCGCCGACGTCGGCCTGGCCCCCGGGCCGGTGGAGACGTTCGGCCTGGCGGCGCTGGAAGCGATGGCGAGCGCCACGCCGGTGGTGGTGCACCATGGGAGCGCGATGGCCGAGCTGATCGACCCGCGCTGCGGCCGGGTCGCCGCCGGCTGCGGCTACGGCTTCGCCGACGCCATCGAGGAGGTCCTCGCGCTCGACGAGGCCGACCGACGGGTGGCCGCCAGGGCCCGCGCCGAGATGTTCCCCTGGTCCGCCACCGTCGAGGGCTTCCTGTCCGTCCACGGCTTGGCCGTGCCGCCGGCCCAGGCCGCGTTCGCGCTGCCGCCCGCCGACGGGACCGACCTGCCCCGCGCCGCCTGA
- a CDS encoding SAM hydrolase/SAM-dependent halogenase family protein, translating into MDAVPHVSFLTDYGLADGFVAACHGVLLRRGVRALDISHLIDPGDVRRGAAVLAQTVRYLPVPVHLAVVDPGVGTSRRGIVLVTPGGMLVGPDNGLLAPAAAVLGGVRAAVALVARPGVPATFHGRDVFAPAAAELATGTAPEALGARVDPAGLVQLPPVLARVRAAEDPAAELEAEVVLVDRFGNVQLAATGDLLADVGLVPGRRAEVQTSTAGAPLRMPVGVTFGSVGPGELVLYVDSAGMAAFAVRDGAAASRLGLAPGDVVTLRAS; encoded by the coding sequence ATGGACGCTGTGCCGCACGTGAGCTTCCTGACCGACTACGGGCTCGCCGACGGGTTCGTCGCGGCGTGTCACGGGGTCCTGCTGCGGCGTGGGGTGCGGGCCCTGGACATCAGCCACCTGATCGACCCGGGCGACGTGCGTCGCGGCGCGGCCGTGCTGGCGCAGACGGTGCGCTACCTGCCGGTCCCGGTGCATCTGGCCGTGGTCGACCCGGGCGTCGGCACCAGCCGGCGCGGCATCGTGCTGGTCACGCCGGGCGGGATGCTGGTCGGGCCGGACAACGGCCTGCTCGCCCCCGCCGCGGCGGTGCTCGGCGGGGTGCGGGCCGCCGTGGCGCTGGTGGCCCGGCCGGGGGTGCCCGCGACCTTCCACGGGCGGGACGTGTTCGCGCCCGCCGCGGCGGAGCTGGCCACCGGCACGGCCCCCGAGGCACTCGGCGCGCGGGTCGACCCGGCCGGCCTGGTCCAGCTCCCGCCGGTGCTCGCCCGGGTGCGGGCGGCCGAGGACCCGGCCGCCGAGCTGGAGGCGGAGGTCGTGCTCGTCGACCGGTTCGGCAACGTCCAGCTGGCCGCGACCGGCGACCTGCTCGCCGACGTAGGGCTGGTGCCCGGCCGCCGGGCCGAGGTCCAGACCTCGACCGCGGGCGCGCCGCTGCGGATGCCCGTCGGGGTGACGTTCGGGTCCGTCGGGCCGGGCGAACTGGTGCTCTACGTCGACTCGGCCGGGATGGCGGCCTTCGCGGTGCGCGACGGCGCCGCCGCGAGCCGGCTCGGCCTGGCGCCCGGCGACGTCGTGACCCTGCGGGCCAGCTGA
- a CDS encoding ferrochelatase, with amino-acid sequence MGPASPSGNGAIDALLLLTFGGPDGPDDVLPFLRNVTRGRGVPEARIAQVAEHYHRLGGRSPINDQSRELLAALRAELAPLPVYWGNRNWEPYLGAALAEMRADGVRRAAVFVPSVFATYSACRQYRENLAAGLAALPADGPGPELVKLRVFFDHPGFVEPMVERVAAGIERLPAAVRDEAHLLFVAHSVPRRQAVESGPDGGAYPAQLAAVSRAIVAAVAGPGGRERPWDVAYCSRSGPPTVPWLEPDVGDRIEQLAAAGARAVVIVPVGFVSDHMEVIQDLDRDALARAEKAGISAVRAGTVGAEPRFVRMVAELLAERGDPDRPRRSWAGLGPFPEVCPTDCCSAPTVEDRAPAAAGTPADARGRGRLLARAGAPAAGVGPPPA; translated from the coding sequence GTGGGCCCCGCGTCGCCGTCAGGGAACGGCGCCATCGACGCGCTGCTGCTGCTGACGTTCGGCGGACCGGACGGGCCGGACGACGTGCTGCCCTTCCTGCGTAACGTCACCCGTGGCCGGGGGGTGCCGGAGGCGCGGATCGCCCAGGTCGCCGAGCACTACCACCGCCTCGGCGGCCGCAGCCCGATCAACGACCAGAGCCGCGAGCTGCTGGCCGCGCTGCGCGCCGAGCTCGCGCCGCTGCCGGTCTACTGGGGCAACCGGAACTGGGAGCCCTACCTCGGCGCGGCCCTGGCCGAGATGCGCGCGGACGGGGTCCGGCGGGCCGCGGTCTTCGTGCCGTCGGTGTTCGCGACGTACTCGGCCTGCCGGCAGTACCGGGAGAACCTGGCCGCCGGCCTCGCCGCGCTGCCGGCCGACGGCCCCGGACCCGAGCTGGTCAAGCTGCGGGTGTTCTTCGACCACCCGGGGTTCGTCGAGCCGATGGTCGAGCGGGTCGCGGCCGGGATCGAGCGGCTGCCCGCCGCGGTCCGCGACGAGGCGCATCTCCTGTTCGTCGCCCACTCCGTGCCCCGGAGGCAGGCCGTGGAGAGCGGGCCCGACGGCGGCGCCTACCCGGCCCAGCTGGCCGCCGTCAGCCGGGCCATCGTCGCGGCCGTCGCCGGGCCGGGCGGGCGGGAGCGCCCGTGGGACGTCGCCTACTGCAGCCGCAGCGGGCCGCCCACCGTCCCCTGGCTGGAGCCCGACGTCGGCGACCGGATCGAGCAGCTGGCGGCCGCCGGCGCCCGGGCGGTGGTGATCGTGCCGGTCGGTTTCGTCAGCGACCACATGGAGGTCATCCAGGACCTCGACCGGGACGCCCTGGCCCGGGCCGAGAAGGCCGGGATCAGCGCCGTGCGGGCCGGGACGGTCGGGGCCGAGCCCCGGTTCGTCCGGATGGTCGCCGAGCTGCTCGCCGAGCGAGGCGACCCGGACCGGCCGCGCCGCTCCTGGGCGGGTCTCGGGCCGTTCCCGGAGGTCTGCCCGACGGACTGCTGCTCGGCGCCGACGGTCGAGGACCGGGCGCCGGCCGCGGCGGGCACCCCGGCCGACGCCCGAGGCCGCGGCCGCCTCCTCGCCCGGGCCGGCGCGCCGGCCGCCGGCGTCGGCCCGCCTCCCGCGTGA
- a CDS encoding DUF3099 domain-containing protein translates to MRTWRRRQPVLITSAADPRHVDIRRREGQYLFWMAVRVLCFVLAVLLFHGWARFVAIAAALVIPWVAVVVANGGPAPSRRRPAGYADAAQPLGGGARPLESGRHPVVDADDPRAEPGPGQPPEPPVEDDLTGPWPPGDRPPFAPPYVPPPPRGEVGFFGPRRPPRADRRR, encoded by the coding sequence GTGCGTACTTGGCGGCGGCGACAGCCGGTGCTGATCACCTCAGCGGCCGACCCGCGCCATGTCGACATCCGCCGCCGCGAGGGCCAGTACCTGTTCTGGATGGCCGTGCGCGTGCTGTGCTTCGTGCTCGCGGTGCTGCTCTTTCACGGGTGGGCCAGGTTCGTCGCGATCGCGGCCGCACTGGTCATCCCGTGGGTGGCCGTCGTGGTCGCGAACGGCGGGCCGGCACCCTCGCGGCGCCGCCCGGCCGGCTACGCCGACGCCGCCCAGCCCCTCGGCGGCGGCGCGCGGCCCCTGGAGTCCGGCCGGCATCCCGTCGTCGACGCCGACGACCCGCGGGCGGAACCTGGCCCGGGCCAGCCGCCGGAGCCTCCCGTCGAGGACGACCTCACCGGCCCGTGGCCGCCCGGGGACCGGCCTCCGTTCGCCCCGCCCTACGTTCCCCCGCCGCCGCGGGGCGAGGTCGGCTTCTTCGGCCCCCGCCGACCACCGCGCGCCGACCGCCGCCGATAG
- the fabG gene encoding 3-oxoacyl-ACP reductase FabG, which produces MAENAGQGRVALVTGGNRGIGAACAAALAADGQRVAVASRGGQAPDGLFGVRMDVTSVESVDKAFAEVEAELGPVDIVVSNAGIEKDTLLLTMSEDSFRDVVDTNLLGAYRVAKRGARGMLRRRYGRLVFISSVVGMSGHAGQSNYAASKAGLIGFARSLARELAPRGITSNVVSPGPIRTAMIDALTDAQRELIIASVPGRRMGEPDEVAAAVAFLASERASYITGAVLPVDGGVGMGH; this is translated from the coding sequence ATGGCAGAAAACGCGGGTCAGGGTCGAGTGGCGCTTGTGACCGGGGGCAACCGGGGTATCGGTGCCGCCTGCGCCGCGGCACTGGCCGCGGACGGCCAGCGGGTCGCGGTGGCGAGCCGCGGCGGGCAGGCGCCGGACGGGCTGTTCGGTGTCCGGATGGACGTGACGAGCGTCGAGTCCGTCGACAAGGCGTTCGCCGAGGTCGAGGCCGAGCTCGGTCCGGTCGACATCGTGGTGTCCAACGCGGGAATCGAGAAGGACACGCTGCTGCTGACGATGTCCGAGGACTCGTTCCGGGACGTGGTCGACACGAACCTGCTCGGCGCCTACCGGGTCGCCAAGCGCGGGGCGCGCGGCATGCTGCGGCGCCGCTACGGCCGGCTGGTGTTCATCTCCTCGGTCGTCGGCATGTCCGGGCACGCCGGGCAGTCGAACTACGCCGCGTCCAAGGCCGGTCTCATCGGTTTCGCCCGCTCGCTGGCCCGCGAGCTCGCGCCACGCGGGATCACGTCGAACGTCGTCTCGCCGGGCCCGATCCGCACGGCCATGATCGACGCCCTCACCGACGCCCAGCGCGAACTGATCATCGCCAGCGTCCCGGGCCGGCGGATGGGCGAGCCGGACGAGGTCGCCGCCGCGGTCGCGTTCCTCGCGTCCGAGCGCGCGTCCTACATCACCGGCGCGGTCCTCCCGGTCGACGGCGGCGTCGGCATGGGCCACTAG